The Neosynechococcus sphagnicola sy1 region GCATCTCCGCTGCCAGTGCTGGCTCAATCGACGGATAACCCCTGCTCTGGAGCGGGATCGGCCCAATTTTCTGGTTTGATGAGTGGCTTGGTGGAGGCATCCACCTGGGTCGATGAACCCGCTGTCGGGATGGAGATGCTGCTGGCGAGCCTTGGCCCTCAACTGCAATCTCTCTTGAGTCCGAGTCCTTGGCCGATGATTAATGAGCGGGCAAAGCAGGCCAAAGTCCCGGTGCTGATGTATCACGACATTCTTCCTGAGAAACAGGTTTTCTTTGATGTGACCCCATCTGAGTTTGAGCACCACTTGGCTCTGATTCACGCGCAAGGTCTGACACCCATTTCCCTTGACCAATTGGTGACCCATCTCCAAACGGGGTTACCCCTGCCAGAAAAGCCGATTTTGCTAACCTTTGATGATGGCTATGGCGGACACTACCAGTATGTGTACCCATTACTCAAGAAGTACGGCTATCCGGGTGTGTTCTCAATTTATACGGCTAAAGTGGGCAAGCATTTAGGGCGCTCTAGCTTGACTTGGGAACAGTTGCGAGAAATGGCCGCCGATCCCCTGGTAACTATCGCCTCTCATAGCCTTACCCATCCCCCTGACCTCCGGGCGTTATCCGATGCCCAACTGCAACAGGAGATTACAGAGTCTAAGCAAGTCTTAGAAGCAGAATTAGGAATTCCCATCCGTTACTTCACCTACCCAGCGGGCTTCTATGATCAACGGGTCTCCAAGTTGGTGACTGACGCTGGCTACCGGGCAGCTTTAACTATGGATGACCTCCATGAGGGATTTGCCGGAGAGTCTGAGAGTCTCCTGGCAATTAAGCGTTTTGGTCAGTCGGCCCTACCGCAGGTGCTCCCCCAAGCTTGGGGGGGAAGCCCTTTGCCTAAGTGGTTCCCAGGGTTTGATTTTCAGTCTCCGGTGGCCGTGAGTCATACTACGGTGAATCAGATTCCCCTGATCCTGATCTCTGGGGGTAGACCGATGACCATCCATGCGGATAGTCGGTATCAGGTTCCTGAGATTCTTGCCAAAACCTCGGCGATCGCGGGGGTGGATGGGGGCTTCTTCTCCCTGGAGTATCTGGACTCCAATGTCATGATTGGCCCGGTCTTCAGTCAACAGACCCAGCAATTTGTGCCAGGGAATGCCTCGGAAAATCCTCGACTCGCAGGGCGACCCTTGGTGCTGATCAGCCCCCAGGAAGTGCGCTTTATTCCCTTTGATCCCAGCCGTCACAATACCCTAGCGGGGATTCAGGCAGAGATGCCCAATGTCACCGATGCCTTTGTAGCGGCAGCCTGGTTGGTAAAAGCTGGACAGCCCCAGCCCGACAGTGCCTTTGGCAATTTGTTTGACTTTAATGCCGAGCGGCATCGGGCTTTTTGGGGCATTAATAAATCGGGGCAACCCGTGATCGGGGTTTCAACAGAGCCTGTGGGATCGGTCAACCTGGGGGAAATTCTTGCCCAGGCTGATTTTCAAGATGCGGTGATGCTTGATTCGGGAGCCAGTACTTCCCTAGCCTATCAGGGGTCATCTCTGGTTGGATATACACCTCGCCCGGTGCCCCATGTTGTTGCGTTGGTGCCACCCTTCGATAGCAATCAGGCTTGTGTGGTTGCTGCTCGCTAAATTGCCTAGGGAGGGATGAATATATGGGTTTAAGTCGCCGTCAATTTTTGGTAATGGCAGGGTCAGCCAGTGGATTAGGGCTGGCATTTTTGAGTCAACGTCTATTTGCCCAAGGGAATGCCCCCCCAACCCCAGCGCCTGTAACCCCTGTCTCCCCCCCAACGCCCATGACCGAATCCGTGGGGCCTGCGGGGTTATTTGCCCCCCAACGAGGGGATGTGCGGATTGTGGTGATTAGTGATTTGAACAGCCAGTATGGTTCCACCGATTACGAGCCGGAAGTTGACAAGGCGATCGCCCTGATCCCGGATTGGAAGCCCGATCTGGTGCTGTGTGGCGGAGATATGGTGGCGGGCCAATATCCCTCCCTCACGAAGCCAGAAATCCAGGCTATGTGGGCTGGTTTTGATCGTCACATTGGGGCTCCCCTGCGTCAGGCTCAACTGCCCTATGGCTTTACGGTAGGGAACCACGATGCTTCCGGTGCGTTAGCCATTGGGGGTCAGCCACTGTTTGCCCAAGAGCGCGACCTAGCAACGGCTCACTGGAATGATCCCCGCCATGATCCCGGCATTCCTTTTGTTGATCGGGCTGGTTTTCCCTTCTACTACACCTTTGAACAAAAGCAGGTGTTTTATTTGGTCTGGGATGCTTCCACCAGTATCATTCCCCAAGCCCAACTTGACTGGGCAGCCCAGAGTTTAGCCAGTCCGGCAGCCCAGAAGGCCAAAATGCGGATTGTCATCGGCCATTTGCCGCTCTATGCCGTAGCCGTAGGCCGAGATGAGCTGGGGGAAATCTTGGCACGGGCGGAGGAGTTGCGATCGCTGCTGGAGCGGTATCGGGTTCATACCTACATCAGTGGACATGACCATGCCTACTATCCAGCCCACCAAGGCAAACTCCAACTCCTCCACTGTGGGATTCTGGGGAGTGGCCCCCGACCCCTACTCAACAGTCATTTACCGACGGAAAAAACCTTGACGGTGATCGATATTGATCTCAATGCTGAGTCTACGACCTACACCACCTACGATGCAGTGAACCTGCAAGTGGTGGATTTCAAGAAACTTCCACGCTTGATTGTCGGTCCCAATGGCAGAGTGTTGCGCCGCGATATTGAGATCACAGACCTCACCCCCGCCGAGCAAGCCTTGACTTGGGTTTCTAGCACTAGCTAGCCTGGATTATGCTTAAAATCTCTCTCGTCATCCCCGACATATTGACGGAGGACGAGGGGAGGCTGAATCAACTGGCTCAAGAACGGTGCTGACATGGAACGAGGTCTGCTGTGGTTGCCCCTGCTGGGACTTTTTATCTGGCTCGCTTGGGCAGGTTGGCATGAAACCCAAAAAATTGCCGCCTACCAGGTATGGGCCCAGGGGTTTCAACGGGCTAAGTATGACCTCTATGCCGTTCTCGGTCAAAATGATGCCGACCTCACCTGGGGTAAGCCCACCCATCGAGGCCCGATTGAGATTCAGACGATCTCCCTTCAAAACGTGCGATCGCTGCGACTGCTGGTTGATGGGCAACCCATTGATCTGACCCTAACGGACATGTCAAGCCGCCAAGGGCGCAGCATTTATATAGAATTGGAGGCGTTCCAGTCTGGGAATCGGCTGCAAATTCCCTTTACTGAAGTCCCCTTAGCGGTGCAGTGGGGACAACATTTACAACGGGAATTACAACGCCTCCATCCACCGTCATCGAGCTGAATCAGGGCTACTACATGAGAAAAATGATGCCAATTGTAAAGCGCTAACCCTCTATTGCTTGAAGGCTAGCGCTTTACTGAGAATTTACAGGGATTTAATTTTAGGGTCTATATTGGCTGACCCCATTTGAATACCTCTTAGAATGCCAGAAACTAGTCAGGGATCAGAAATTTCCTAATATTTTCTTTATAATTAACTTTTTAAAGACTTATATGAATTTGTAACTTTATGTTTCGCAGAAAGCGAGGCCCCTAATATTTGGGAGATCCAGATCTCTAGGGAACGGGAGTGGTATAGGGACTCTCCCAGGTCTGTCATCGGTTCCACCAGAATGGTAAACAGACCCAAGCGATTCCCTGCCAAGACATCGGTAAACAGGCGATCGCCCACCATGCCCACTCGCTCAACGGGTAACTGCATCTCAGCTACGGCCAGACGCAGCTTGCGGCGGGATGGTTTCCCCGCGCCATGGAGATAGGAAAGATTCAGGGATTCAGCAATTCGAGCAATCCGAGCTTCGCTGAGATTGTTACTGAGCAGAGAGAGCTTCAGGCTCTGTCGTGCTTCTTCTACCCACTGTTGCAACGCTGGAGAGATCTCGGAGGATTTCAGAGGGACCAGGGTCTCATCGACATCCAACACCAATCCCTCCAGACCGAAGGCGTGTAAAATCTCTGGCTGGAGGTTTAAGATTGAACCTTCCACCACCAAATCAGGTTGTAGCAGTGTACCCCAGGCCATGGAATTTAAGCCTCGCTGACGTTACAAATTGCCAAAAACAGAGAATGAGAGACCGACCACTCCATTAAGGCCGATGTGGTTGGCTGCCTCGTCGCGCCTGAATCGCTGCTTGAGCGGCCTCATGGGCAGCAAGGGTGCGACTAAAGACATGGCTGCCATCATAGCGGGCCACAAAGTAAAGATAGGGAGTGACTTCAGGGGTAAGCACTGCTTGGAGACTTGCCCGACCGGGACTCGCAATGGGTGTTGGCGGCAACCCAGGGTTGAGGTACGTATTGTAAGGGGAAGCTGTGTTGACTTGGCGGAGCGTCAACGGCTGATCGGGGGTTTGTTGAATCCCCAACCCATACTCAACGGTGGGATCAGATCCCAGCGTCATGCCCAACTGGAGGCGACGCAGAAACACCCCGGCAATTCGGGGTCGCTCCTCTGGGATCACGGCCTCTTTTTCTACAATGCTGGCAAGGGTCACCCAAGCTCGTAAGCTCAATGGGGTTTGAGACTGTTGGCGTTGGTATAACGGCAATGCTACCTGCTCGAATCTCGATAACATCAGGTGGACAACTTGTTGAGGGGTGATTTGATCCTTTGGCAGTAGGTAGGTATCTGGGTAGAGAAAGCCCTCTAGATGAGGCAGCTCCTGGGGTAACCAAGGGTATTGGGCATAGGGAATCTTGTGAGCTGCTGCCATGAACGCCTCAGCCGAGAAAAAACCCTGTCTTTCAAACTCGGCGGCCATTTGCCTCAGGGACCATCCCTCAGGGATCGTCAACGGCTGTTGCACGACTTCCCCCAACCAAATTTTGGTGGCCACCTGCTCCAAAGAGAGACGGGGGGACAATTCATAAGTACCTGCCTGAAAACTTCCCTGGGGCTCCCGTAGCGACAGCCAGCGAGCCCAGAGTTCCCAAGCCGTGGTCGAACGAATCACCCCCAAGGTTTCTAAGTCCTGACCAATCTGTTGGGCAGGGGTGCCCGGCGCAATTTGAATCGTTTGAGCGATCGCCGAGGCATTGACAGGAGCCGTAACCCAACTCCACCAAAACCAACCCAGACAACCTACGAAGCTGCAGGTTGCCAGAGGGACTGTCAGGTAAAGCCACCGCTGAGAAAGACGCTGAATCGCCATGAGCAGATCCTGGTGAAGGCGGGGGCTACTCCAGTTCGTCAAACAATTGGTCTTCCAACATCGGGAGTAAAGGTTCTAGCTTTTCCATTTCTTCGGGAGAGAGCAATTGGGGCTGACCATCTGCCCCTAGACGGGCCAGAATTAAGAAGGGATCCAAGGGAGTATAGATCGTATACTCCTGTTCCTCATGGTAGAAGCTTGCCAACAATTGCAGCTCCTCCTGGTCTTCCTCCTCCTCGTCTAGTTCCTCCTCTTCCTCCAGGTAATCCGGCAGTTCGCCTTCAACGGTGAGAGTGATGGCGGTACGCTTGAGGGTGAGGTTCTGCTCCTCTAAAACAGCTTTGGCAATGGGGAAAATCTGATCGATCTCCGCCTCATCGACGGGCAAAGCTGCTTCATCATCCGCATCTTCTTCCTGCCAAGCGAAGATTTCTACGGGTGAGTCAACCGGCATTAGCAACACATATTCCTGACCTTCTAGTTGCAGGGAATGCTCAACATAGCAGGTGAGTGTCCGCCCCGCCTCGTCGGTCAGGGTGATCGTCGGTGCATCCATCTCAAAATCTTCTGCTTCCATCCCTAGGTAATCCTTATCCATCTTGGACTCAGTCATCTTCAGCCTCCCGTTATTTTGACGAGAGATCAGCTCTCGCTTCAACCAACACAGAAACTGCTACCCCATTATCTCTGGCAAGGTACCCTACAGACTAACCAACTCCCGATGGATTCTTGGCAGTTACTAGATCAGCCCGTCGATCATCTAACCACTGCTGTAAAATCAGTGCTGCGGCGGTGCGATCAATCAGACCTCGATTGCGGGACGGTGAGAGGTGTGCAGCTCTCAACAATGATTCAGCTTCTACGGAGGTTAGACGTTCATCCACATACTCCACGGGCAACTGCAACGCCCGAGACAGTCCTTGAGCAAATTTCTGTACCTGCCGGGCTTGAAATCCCAGATCGCCGTTCATGCAATAGGGTAAGCCCACCACTAAAACCTGTACGTGCCGCTCCTGCACCCAGCACCGCAGTTGCTCAACATCCGAGGCAAAGGAGGTACGCTCCAGAGTCGTCAGTCCGGTAGCGATTAACCCCGTGCCATCACAGCCAGCAATGCCAATGCGTTTTCTACCGACATCGAGACCGAGAGCTGAAATGATGGACATATTTCCTGAAAGGACTCTTTAAGATGATCCGGCTGGGAATCGGTTTCCGAACAGGCTGGAAACTTTGTAACACCTCAGACAGTTGTAGACTATCCAAGGATACTGACTTAGATTCTCTGAGTTTATGCCAGACGGAGCGAGACATCATTAAGGTGTGGGCAGTGCGACTGGCTCCAATGCGCTCCAGGTAAGCCTCTCGCTCTGGTTGATAGTCAGCAGAGGCCAAATACAAACCCTGGGCGGGAAATGCTTGAGCAATGCGCGCCATTTGAGCCATTAATTCTGGATACAACCAGGTATAGGCTGGATGCACCGTCAGTTGAGCCTCATGGGGTTGGGATTGATTGCGACACAACTGCATTTGAAAGTAGCCGATCGCTGCCTTACGTTGGGGTTCAAACACGTAGCCACTGACCACTTCGGTCTGACTCACCCATTGCTGAAAGCCCTGAACTAAGGAGCGAAACAGACTGGTTTTAAAGTCGAGGATATGACGATCAAAGACCTGTCGCACTAGGGGAGGCATGGCAGCAGTATCTAGCTGGTAGAGTAACTGGGCATCCGCATTACTGACGGGTAGGAGATTGGGTAGGTCTGGCTGCCGCTGTGCCAGGGTTTGCAGCGATTCTGGGGCGATCGCCCAGTAGGTCATGTGGGCCAAGGGTTGAAAGCCATTCTGGCGGTACAATGCCAGGGCTGTCTTATTATTGACATCAATTTCTAGCACCCAGGTGCGGGCTTCCCAGACCGTCTCAAAGCGCTGACGCAGCAACTGAGAGCCAACGTCCTGGGGACGAGAACTCAAAGCCCCCTCCCCAAGAGCAGCATCGGTGACGGCAACCTGATCGATCCGCCAAGTACTACGAGTGCGATTGACTGGCGAAACCTGAATCATGCCTAGAAACTGAGCCGCCACCTCAGCAACATGCACACAGAAGTAATAGCGCCAGGGATTGGGAAACCACCCCAGGACTTGCAGCAGCCGATACCAGCGTTTCACCTGCTGGATTTGCTGCCGGATTTGAATCGAGCAACAATCCCCCGCCGTTGCCGATTCTGCGGCCACCAATTGTTCAATGACTTCCAGATCTCGATACTGCATCGGTCGAATCTGGAAGGTCTGGGAGTTGGCGCTTTCGGGAAGCAGCGGGTCCATGTTAGGTGGGGGGATGGGGGTCAGTTGGTCGAATTAACACCAGCGGTGTCTGCTCATCGGCATTCCCGGCTGGGTTGGTTCTCAAGGCTTGGATCAGGAAGGCTGGGGTGATATCGGCAGTCGCTGCCAATATCTTAACTGCTTTCAAGTCATTGACATCGACGATCGCCGCTGACAGTCCAGTTTCCTGACGGATTTGATCGACAATTTGTTGGGAGTGCTGGGGGCCAAGAACAATGAATTGATCATAGGGAGGTAGGGTTCCGGTGACATCATCAATCAGTCGTGCCTGCTCCCCTGCCAGACGATAAAACATTCCAGGTTGGCCCAGTACCTTGGCAACCGCTCCAATCACAAAAGCGCTGAGCACCCGCAGGGGGCCGACAATGTCTACCAACGCCTGTAAGCCACAGGCCGTAGCCAGACTGGAGGTGGGTAAAAAGAAGTAACAGAGCCGTCGTGCCACCCAACCGGGTCGGATCTGGGTGGGATGTCGCCAGCGTCCCTGCATAATGGCCACGGGGGTTTCCCCAAGGGTGACGATGTCTCCCTTCCGCGCATGGGGCAGGACATAGTGGCGCACCACCTCGACGGGATGATCTAAATGGGTGAGAAGATGGGTGCGAATCGGGAGGACATCGGCTTTGGGAGTCGGTCGCCAGCGCTGGGAGGTATCGGGGGTAGGAAACTGTAAGGGTACCACCACATGAGACACTTGAGATTCCCGGCCTGCGGGGCTATAGGTGACATAACGAATCTGGATCCAAGCTGCCTGGAGGTGACTCAGATCCGCCCCGAGAATCTCGACCCGAATCTCTGCTTGGGTGGTTTTGCCCGATTTGACAATGTAAGCGAACCAATAGTTATCAGCTCGGGCTGGGGCATCGGGATGTTGGGGAATAATCTGAATTGTAGAGGTAATGCCCGCTAGGCTCGCGGATGAGAGCAGCGTTACCTGGCACTGCATTTCTGGCACCATGATTTCAAATCGGCTCAGAGGATTCCGCAGGGTAACGTCTCCGACAATCTGGTAGCGTTGCGGCTCGTAAACCTCTAGATTCCACTCCTTGGCAGTGACATCCAGTTGCATGGCAGGGCGGAGTCGATACTGTAACTCCAGAGCCAGACCTCCCAAGGCACCCCCCAGAATTGCCACTCCAATCCCGATCCCAAGACTTTCTAAGATCACAATCAATCCTGTTGAATGGTTACGTTCTAAAACTCTATAGAAGCAGAGGATTTGCCGCCTAGCTAGCCATCGGCCTGTCATGATGATCAACAGGGCGTTAAAGTCCTACTATTTGTAGAAAAATAGCCGTTGGTTAACAGTTTGTTATAAATATTTGTAAACTAGTAACCATTGCCTTAAACCTGTCCTGTCCTCTGAGGAGTCCTATGAAGCAGCTTGTGATGGTTGAGCGCCTATGCCTAATCGGCCATATTTTAGCAATGGCATTTGGCCTGGCAGGGTTATTGTTGGTGCTCCCACATCCAGAATTTATCCTGGCCTTACCTCCCAGTGGGCAGATGGTGTTCCAGTGGAGCATGGCAGGAGGTGGAGTGGTCTATATTTTGCTGGGGGCGATCGCTGTCTCGATCTATGCTTACCGCACCTTAGGACTCCGGGGTTGGCTGGCTTTTATGCTTCCCGCCGTCGGTCTGTCCCTGGGGAGTGAACTCTTGGGAACCAGTACGGGGTTCCCTTTTGGGCATTACACCTATTTGAGTGGCCTCGGTTATAAAATTGCTGGACTGGTGCCGTTTACGATTCCCCTCTCTTGGTTCTACTTGGGATTGGCCTCCTATTTGATTGCCCAAGTAGGACTGCGGACAGTGCCGATCACAGCTCCCCTGCAAGGTCTAGGGGCGATCGCCCTAGGGGCTTTGCTGCTGACATCCTGGG contains the following coding sequences:
- a CDS encoding carotenoid biosynthesis protein translates to MKQLVMVERLCLIGHILAMAFGLAGLLLVLPHPEFILALPPSGQMVFQWSMAGGGVVYILLGAIAVSIYAYRTLGLRGWLAFMLPAVGLSLGSELLGTSTGFPFGHYTYLSGLGYKIAGLVPFTIPLSWFYLGLASYLIAQVGLRTVPITAPLQGLGAIALGALLLTSWDFVLDPAMSQTAVPFWEWLQPGAFFWHALPKLCRLDGNRSRVYDGCGAVMDSIAQPLASL
- a CDS encoding GNAT family N-acetyltransferase yields the protein MDPLLPESANSQTFQIRPMQYRDLEVIEQLVAAESATAGDCCSIQIRQQIQQVKRWYRLLQVLGWFPNPWRYYFCVHVAEVAAQFLGMIQVSPVNRTRSTWRIDQVAVTDAALGEGALSSRPQDVGSQLLRQRFETVWEARTWVLEIDVNNKTALALYRQNGFQPLAHMTYWAIAPESLQTLAQRQPDLPNLLPVSNADAQLLYQLDTAAMPPLVRQVFDRHILDFKTSLFRSLVQGFQQWVSQTEVVSGYVFEPQRKAAIGYFQMQLCRNQSQPHEAQLTVHPAYTWLYPELMAQMARIAQAFPAQGLYLASADYQPEREAYLERIGASRTAHTLMMSRSVWHKLRESKSVSLDSLQLSEVLQSFQPVRKPIPSRIILKSPFRKYVHHFSSRSRCR
- a CDS encoding metallophosphoesterase family protein; translation: MGLSRRQFLVMAGSASGLGLAFLSQRLFAQGNAPPTPAPVTPVSPPTPMTESVGPAGLFAPQRGDVRIVVISDLNSQYGSTDYEPEVDKAIALIPDWKPDLVLCGGDMVAGQYPSLTKPEIQAMWAGFDRHIGAPLRQAQLPYGFTVGNHDASGALAIGGQPLFAQERDLATAHWNDPRHDPGIPFVDRAGFPFYYTFEQKQVFYLVWDASTSIIPQAQLDWAAQSLASPAAQKAKMRIVIGHLPLYAVAVGRDELGEILARAEELRSLLERYRVHTYISGHDHAYYPAHQGKLQLLHCGILGSGPRPLLNSHLPTEKTLTVIDIDLNAESTTYTTYDAVNLQVVDFKKLPRLIVGPNGRVLRRDIEITDLTPAEQALTWVSSTS
- the ruvX gene encoding Holliday junction resolvase RuvX, whose translation is MSIISALGLDVGRKRIGIAGCDGTGLIATGLTTLERTSFASDVEQLRCWVQERHVQVLVVGLPYCMNGDLGFQARQVQKFAQGLSRALQLPVEYVDERLTSVEAESLLRAAHLSPSRNRGLIDRTAAALILQQWLDDRRADLVTAKNPSGVG
- a CDS encoding YqeG family HAD IIIA-type phosphatase codes for the protein MAWGTLLQPDLVVEGSILNLQPEILHAFGLEGLVLDVDETLVPLKSSEISPALQQWVEEARQSLKLSLLSNNLSEARIARIAESLNLSYLHGAGKPSRRKLRLAVAEMQLPVERVGMVGDRLFTDVLAGNRLGLFTILVEPMTDLGESLYHSRSLEIWISQILGASLSAKHKVTNSYKSLKS
- a CDS encoding F420-0:Gamma-glutamyl ligase; the encoded protein is MILESLGIGIGVAILGGALGGLALELQYRLRPAMQLDVTAKEWNLEVYEPQRYQIVGDVTLRNPLSRFEIMVPEMQCQVTLLSSASLAGITSTIQIIPQHPDAPARADNYWFAYIVKSGKTTQAEIRVEILGADLSHLQAAWIQIRYVTYSPAGRESQVSHVVVPLQFPTPDTSQRWRPTPKADVLPIRTHLLTHLDHPVEVVRHYVLPHARKGDIVTLGETPVAIMQGRWRHPTQIRPGWVARRLCYFFLPTSSLATACGLQALVDIVGPLRVLSAFVIGAVAKVLGQPGMFYRLAGEQARLIDDVTGTLPPYDQFIVLGPQHSQQIVDQIRQETGLSAAIVDVNDLKAVKILAATADITPAFLIQALRTNPAGNADEQTPLVLIRPTDPHPPT
- the mltG gene encoding endolytic transglycosylase MltG gives rise to the protein MTNWSSPRLHQDLLMAIQRLSQRWLYLTVPLATCSFVGCLGWFWWSWVTAPVNASAIAQTIQIAPGTPAQQIGQDLETLGVIRSTTAWELWARWLSLREPQGSFQAGTYELSPRLSLEQVATKIWLGEVVQQPLTIPEGWSLRQMAAEFERQGFFSAEAFMAAAHKIPYAQYPWLPQELPHLEGFLYPDTYLLPKDQITPQQVVHLMLSRFEQVALPLYQRQQSQTPLSLRAWVTLASIVEKEAVIPEERPRIAGVFLRRLQLGMTLGSDPTVEYGLGIQQTPDQPLTLRQVNTASPYNTYLNPGLPPTPIASPGRASLQAVLTPEVTPYLYFVARYDGSHVFSRTLAAHEAAQAAIQARRGSQPHRP
- a CDS encoding DUF3727 domain-containing protein — translated: MTESKMDKDYLGMEAEDFEMDAPTITLTDEAGRTLTCYVEHSLQLEGQEYVLLMPVDSPVEIFAWQEEDADDEAALPVDEAEIDQIFPIAKAVLEEQNLTLKRTAITLTVEGELPDYLEEEEELDEEEEDQEELQLLASFYHEEQEYTIYTPLDPFLILARLGADGQPQLLSPEEMEKLEPLLPMLEDQLFDELE
- a CDS encoding polysaccharide deacetylase family protein, coding for MLTFLASPLPVLAQSTDNPCSGAGSAQFSGLMSGLVEASTWVDEPAVGMEMLLASLGPQLQSLLSPSPWPMINERAKQAKVPVLMYHDILPEKQVFFDVTPSEFEHHLALIHAQGLTPISLDQLVTHLQTGLPLPEKPILLTFDDGYGGHYQYVYPLLKKYGYPGVFSIYTAKVGKHLGRSSLTWEQLREMAADPLVTIASHSLTHPPDLRALSDAQLQQEITESKQVLEAELGIPIRYFTYPAGFYDQRVSKLVTDAGYRAALTMDDLHEGFAGESESLLAIKRFGQSALPQVLPQAWGGSPLPKWFPGFDFQSPVAVSHTTVNQIPLILISGGRPMTIHADSRYQVPEILAKTSAIAGVDGGFFSLEYLDSNVMIGPVFSQQTQQFVPGNASENPRLAGRPLVLISPQEVRFIPFDPSRHNTLAGIQAEMPNVTDAFVAAAWLVKAGQPQPDSAFGNLFDFNAERHRAFWGINKSGQPVIGVSTEPVGSVNLGEILAQADFQDAVMLDSGASTSLAYQGSSLVGYTPRPVPHVVALVPPFDSNQACVVAAR